AGCAATTTCCATCATTCAAAATCGGGCGGCAAAGTTTTTCTGTTGTGaataaggcttgatttccacttacagaAAAACCACTCCGTTTCGCCTTcgtttagctaaaccacgTCCCTTCTCTGTTGTTTAAAGTGTGAACTGATAGAAAACGTAAAGCTTTTTTcataagtggaaatcaagactaAGACTCGTGTTTTCCGTAATGTACACGAGTGtataatgcttagtttcctcttacgaaaaaaagtactccgtgtgagagacaaaattgaattttttcaatttttctttgtttatttgacagtttgctctctcacggcgctctaacggctctctcacggcgtactttttttaagtggaatgggcacttaaCGATGACAATATTTACCGGTAccttaatgtactattattgtaTTGACGGAAACGGCCAACTTATCGACATATTAATGAACTCTAGGTAATTAATAATGACGTCACGCATAGCGCAATATATGGCAGAATTAATGTTCGGTATAATACTCCGAACAATAGTGTCTAATGTCGATATATTCAACGCAATGCAACAAAGAAAGTTATTCGTAAAATGCgtaaatttcatacaaaatttgattgcaaaCTGGAGCTCTTTCTCTGCATTCGTTCATTTTCAAATGGACcgatgaaaattttacgaaaagaaaagtgtaaaaataaCTCCACCGCTTACGCTCTCAATTAATAATTCTGAAGAAAACTCTGACATTAGCAATATTATACTTGTGCTCTGTCTCCGGTTATGTTTTATGTGTCTCGTTCGCAATTTTatactcaaaataatttttcggttgCATCACTCCGTCTCATTTCTTCAAACAGCGTAAAATTAAACTCTGTTGGACGTTGCCCAAACGTTGTTATAAAAAGCCAATGATTTGGAACAGATGCAACCGAAAAGGTATTTTGTTTTCACATCAAGTGGCAGAGCCGATTTctaggaaataatttttccaaattctcAGAAATTTGCACGTAAAAAACTGGAAAGTTTGCGTAAATTTTGGAGAACTTATTTCCTGAAAATAGGCTCTGGCATTGGGTATTGTCGCTACGTTCAGCTCTTGTCTTTAATTGACATGTACGCTGTCTTAGCTCCGAATGCAGACTAAAACGCTGAACTTATTAAAGAGTGAAAGAGGAACCAGGGTGGTGTCGTATTCAATTTGGTTCAGCATTAGCTGATTAAGAAACAGCGTTAATAAGGAATTGTATGGAAAAGCACGGTGTCTATTGTTCCCTCACTATTCGAATCAACCGAAAATCTCAAAGCTTTTCATTCCATCAAACATGATTGATTGACtatttattgataaaacaaCTGCACTACAGTCCGTACATGTAGCACCAGTATTTCAGTTTTCGGCTGTCAGACTCATGCTTGTCGTTAGTCACTTTTAAGAGAAACGAATTGATAATGAACGGTTCGATGACTGAACGCGGTaatcatttcattcaaaatggGTCACGCAGACCTTCTGATTGTTACGAAATGGAACAtgacttttctgaaaatggaACATGGATCTGACGATCAGTTTAAACTAAAAACAGAGTGAGGCGCTTGTCCAACTGAGACTCttaaaaaagtcttttttacaGTTGTCGTTAGTGAAATTTCGGCATGGGTGCACTCAGCTGGTGCACTCATTGGAACTGTTCATACGATTGTACCTCTAGCACGAGCGTACGTTCAACTTTTTTGACGTTTGACGTTTATTAAGTAAACAACTGGATTGTGATCTGTCCACAAATTATTGACTATTTTGAACGTTTTGAACCCCAAAATAGCTGCAAAGGCTATAATATAGTTAATAACTAGAGAATATCTGCCTGAATCGCTTGGAGTATACTTAAATTTCTATAAGCAAACTGAAATATCAACGATTTGAGACGACATAACCTCACCAgaaactgaacgaacagcaaAAAGTTGGAATACTTGATCAAAGGTATACGACGGTAAGTCCACTTGACCCTAAGTCACCTGGGTCAGTGGTCTGTTCCGGTTAACGCCCTGGAGTAAGTCGTTATTAACCTTCTGGACAAATGATTGACATTGCATAAATTTGTGTGGTACGAGTCCCAATCTCATTGGATTTGCTTTTTTTGACCTGATGAGACACAGCACTCCGAGTGAAAAGTTTGAACGAACTCGATAAAGCCCAAAGGGAACACTCATTACGTTTTTTTTGAAGGAGAACTCTGAAGCCTGGAGAAAGTTTGTGTATGGGAACCCAAGGCTTCGGAATTGGGCTTCAGAGTGACTTGAGTGTTCTACGCTTTGAGTTATAATCGGAGCTTGACACGTTGATCTCGAGCGGACATGGAAATGAATCATAATCTGCGAACGAGAAAGAATACAGTGGTAACCAGAGAATTAACCGTGACTAAAGTCAAGAAGGCTAGAGTCGACAAAACTGTGACAAAAACCACCAAAGACGTACCTATTGTAAAATCAACGAAATCACCGGTTATATTGGCACGACCATCGCTGCACCGCTTATCTTCATCGAATCAAACTTCAGCAGCCTCTGTGTCTAGAGCGTCTTTGACTAGAACGCCTTTGGCTAATCGGACTTCAACGCAACCTAAACCGACTGCCTCTACTGTGACGTCGTCTACGGCATCTCTGTCAATTGATAGattaaaatcggttgaatCTAGACTAAAATCAATCGAGGAAAACTGTAGTCAAGAATCTCGACTGTCCTCTATTGAAACTGCTGTGACTCATTTGAGAGCGGAGAACGCTGAGTTCCAGCTGACTGTCGAAGTGTTGAAGGGAGACATTGAAAGTCTACAATTTGTTACTTCTCAATTGTGCGCTACAGATAGGAAACTTGAGGAAACTAGTGACATCTGCATTCGTCTTGACGCTGAAAACAAGGAGCTGAGAGCTGAGCTAGCTGATCTAAGAGCGGCTCTGAAGCAGCAAGAATATTCTCTTGAGCTGGACAAGGCTGCTCAGGAGGAAGGAATATCGGTAGAGCAACAACGACTAAATAGCAACATTATTATCAGGGGTGTTGATGTAAACGAAGACATTACTGAAGAAGGATTGAAAGGcgttttcaacaacattcttcGACACGTTGGAGTTTTGGAAACCAACGAATTTTCACCAGTCTCAGCAAAGCTACTTAGACCTAATAACAAATTGTTGTCAAAAGTCAAAACAGCCAGTACAATCGAAATCAAACTGCCGTCTACGACTGCTAAGCGAAAATTCCTTCAAGCTAAACGCGTCAAGAAATTTATCACCCCGCCTGATATTAGTTGCCAGCCAGTTTCCAACAAGCCAATTCTCATCACGGAGCAGTTGACAAAGGTCAACCAGGAATTGCTGTTCCAAGCACGTTCACTAAGAGGCACCAgcaaatataaatttgtgtGGTCTAACAACGGACAAATTTTGGCCAGGAAAAAGCCAGGTTCTCGAGTAATTCGGATAAAAGACGCTGATCACGTTAACCTTCTACGTACTGCTCTTAACCTACCACCAATAAGCACACATGGACGACGTGACGCCGGAAGAACTGAGTTCTTTAATTCGAATAAATCATAGATTCGACGGCTCCATTATAGGACCCACAGCTGGAGGTCTGAATTTCATGCATTGGAACATTAACAGTCTTCAGAAAAAGCTCCATGAAGTGGAGTATCGCATTATCGATTACCCCGGTGTTCTACATCTCATTGCTATCAGTGAAACTGGCTTGTCCAGTTCCAATCATTCCACATATCAACTTCAGGACTATCGTGCGATACACAATTATCGAACTACAACAAGTGGTGGAGGTGTGTCTCTGTTCGTTCATGAGAGCCTCTGTGGCAGCGCTCCAAAGACTGTGATCAATGCTGTTACGACTGAACTTCATCATTTTTTGGTTGTCGAGACTATCGttcagaaaatgattttatcgttcagaaaatgattttatcgttcagaaaacgattttatcgttcagaaaatgattttatcgttcagaaaacgattttatcgttcagaaaatgattttatcgttcagaaaatgattttatcgttcagaaaatgattttatcgttcagaaaatgattttatcgttcagaaaatgattttatcgttcagaaaacgattttatcgttcagaaaacgattctatcgttcagaaaatgattttatcgttcagaaaatgattttatcgttcagaaaacgattttatcgttcagaaaacgattctatcgttcagaaaacgattttatcgttcagaaaatgattttcgaatATCTGAAGCTGTGATAGGAACTGGGTTCAGTTAGCGagacgacgaaaaaaaaacgaccaGTCGATGTGTGTGTAAGcaaatgggaaaatatttattcagaaTCGCGTTCCGAGTGTTCTAAATGTGTGGAGGTAACAACATATGTTCGGGTTTACTTTCCGGCTCACGGCCAACGCTTATGTCTTCCAGTTGCAATCCCGTCGGAGAGTGTGACTTGATGGACAGAGTCTTGCTGAGGGCATTCGCCGCTTCGTTTGCTTTCATTTGTCTGTAATCGTCCTGCAACGAGTTCAGAAAGATTTTAACGTCATCGTCAATCACTTCGTTTCCTCCACCGTCGTCCATTTTTTGTGACTTTTCCATTAATGTGGCCCGTAATGCAGCCAAGTACAGATTGCGTTTGATTGCGATGTAAAGGACATCCTTGATTGCCTTCACGGTATAGTCCGGCTCGAAGGCGTGCTTCATAATTGCATTCATATTCAACGACTGCAACGATCCTCGAATGTTCTCTTTGGGCTCGCTAATACGAATACTCTTTTTGCGCTCAATGCTGCGGATACTCTCCTTGTGCTCAACACCACCAATATTTTGCACCAACGCATCGCTGCCGAAAAACGTGAACGGTCCACATTCAAATGTCAGGCCTTCGGTGCCGACAATAACTTCGACACGACCCTCCAGAATCAGTAGGAAATAATCGGCCGGTTTGCCTTGTTCGAAAATGACGAGCGACGGATCGTTCTTATCTTTCCCCTTGCATTTGATTTGGTAGATTACGTCCTGCTTCAGTAATCGATGTAATATTGTCGGTGACACGAGTTCCGGTTTGAATGCGTCCACATATGTGCTGAGATACTGAAAGCTGGCCGAAGATAGTTGTGACGTAATGTAAATGCGTTCACGGCGCTCAGCAAACGCTGCATATTCGGTCTTTTCGAAGTGAGGTTGATGTTTCGGCATCACTAGTTGATTGCTGGTGATGTCCGTTTCGTCCATGATCTCCGCTTGAATGAGCTCCTCAATGACATCCTCCAGTGTTATGAGGCCAATCGTTTCGCTGTACGGATCTCCATCGTTGCTGATGCGTCGCACAAATGCCATGTGACCGTGTTGACCGGTCTTGAATTGACGGAACACGGCAGCTAGTGTCACATCCTCGAACACGAAgtaacaataattttggtAGAACTCGCAGACCGTACGCAGCGGAGTATTATCGTCCGGATCGATCAGTGCCAGATCTTTAATCAGCAGCAGTTTCTGGACATTGTGCCGACTGCCTTCGTACACGGGAATCCGAGAGTAGCCCGACTTCATTATTTCGGAAATGGTCTCAAAGTCTAAGATTGCGTCGTACGACAGCATGAACACGTCTTCAATCCTGGTCATCGATTCAGCGacggttttctttttcatgtcTAAGGCGCCCGAAATGATGTTCACCTCGTCCCTGTCCAAATCGTTGCCATCAGTCGTGACACGTACCAGTTCCTTTAATCTCTCTCGGCTGTACACATTTCCGATCTCTTCGCCTAGAAGGTAATCCAACACTTTCGATATCGGGTAAGCCAACGGAGATGTCAGCACCATAATCAATTTCGTGATATAAATGGTCTTAGCGCCCACCAGCAAACCGTGGCGAGAGCATATAGCTTGTGGTATGACCTCACCGAATACCACAATCAGCATGGTGGAAAATATGACCGCAAACAGACCGGATGTCAGGCCGCCCATCAGAGCCGCATTGGTTGCGTTCACCATAACATTGCCCAACAGAATACTGCACAGCAAAAAGTTGCCGAGGTTGCGAACCGGCTGAATGATCTTCGCATATTTCCGTTCGCTTTTGGTCCCCGTATTGATAAGAATCTTAAGCTCCGTCTTGTCCAACGCCATCAGTCCCAAATTCAGACCAGAAAACAGTGCTGAGAATACAAGGCACACCGCAATGACAATGACAGTCAACCAAAGCGGCACCTTCACTTTGTTGCTTCTTATCAGCAGCCAATTTTGATTCCCTTGCACCGTCACATAGTCTTTCCCATTCCTTGCGCATATACGGTAATCCTGATCGTTGGCTGGTGGTACGACGATGTCCACCAGTGAACTGAATTCGGAAAGACCTCTTTCGAGTACGGAATACTCTTGGTGGATGGTGGCCTGACAAGACGATTGGGTGAACATTATCACCGTGCCATTGGTGAATCCATAACCGAACAATCTCAGCGTGGCCTTTGTATTTTCTATCAACTCAGGCACCGTTCTATCGCTGTACGACACTTCAGCCTCATTGTTTTCCACGCGTAATCCCGTTATTCGAATAGCATTCAAACTCTCATCGTCAGTGTTCTGTAACACATCCGCACCATCGAGATAGCAACAGACGAATGCAACGTTCAACAGAAATATGAAGAAATTCCTTGATAACAAGCGTGCTATCACGTACATATCTACACTGCGAATGAATATATTCCTCGCTCGGGTACACACACGTACACGTACACGCACACAGGTCACCGTcggatttaattttatgttcgaaatttaattaatttcatgaaaattctacTAACAAACTAAGCTACACACCAGCCGTAGTCAACGCTGAACAGTAAACTGAAAATGAGAGAATTAAGGTGGAAAAACGctctttcattcattcatcgaCCGAACGACGCGTAagctatttttgttttgtttttttcgctACACACAACAAGTGATTCAATCGACGCGACTAGTGGCTCGAACCAGATCAAACTAGAAAATTGGTTCCACCGAagatttctctttttttcgcGTAAAACTTAGCTCTAATGGTGAATGTTGTAAATAAAACATTCACACTGTTGATTCCGTTGTGTGTATAATAGCGGGATACCTTCGCTGCACGAAAATATGCTGATGCTTGCTCAGAGTCGGGCGTCAATGTATTgaggaaaattggaaattttcacattttcctgTGTGCGAATGAAATTAGATGCAAGGTACCTACGTCGAGTAAATAcgtatcagtcaaaaacactcaaaagagtaaaagtgacgcaagtccctgtgcatacttccaaaacaactgatatcgctggaggtgacgcattctgcgcttgtacgcaaaaactgttaCAAAACTgtctaccaaaaaaattttgcgtcacgaAGTGGCAGATGgctcggacgtattaggacatattcttgcctattttaaaaaatttctttaaagtactttcctcaacatctgccacttgtgacgcaaaatttttttggtaaaattttgtttctagaatttctttggtcaaatttttgatgttacagtttttgcgtacaagcgcagaatgcgtcacctccagcgatatcagttgttttggaagtatgcacagggacttgcgtcacttttactcttttgagtgtttttgactgatatcagttcttttggaagaattagtagattgaaaaaatttgaaaaaatttgaaaaatttgaatggaaaatttaaaagattttgaaaactttaaaaaatttaaaaaaatttgaaaaatttagaaaattttgaaaaatttaaaaaaatttaaaaaattttgaaaaatttaaaaaattttgaaaaatttaaaaatttttggaaaattttgaaaaatttgaaaaaaataaaaaaatttgaaaaatttaacaaattttgaaaaatttaaaaatttaaaaaaatttgaaaaatgtaaaaaaaattttgaaaaatttaaaaaaaaatttaaaaatttttaaaattttgaaaaattaaaaaaaaaaatttaaaaattttaaaaatactaaatttaggaaaaaaattgaggcgagcagagcttaccaaataccaaaagcgaacaaatttgttctaccatacccatccacacacacttaaaggtgttatatatggggcctatatgggaacttcgaggagccctagctccgaaacgaggccgattccccccaaatttttttttctggaatgtcttagaatgacgactagaatctactcccaaaatttcaacaaaatctaaagaagactttagaagataggaaacacggacggatggacggacggactaagtaacgtaacgtaggattttttcatttcgtttaaagtactgaaattgaccaaaatgtatggaaatggggcttcttggaagattttttgcgtggccaaattttaagctgcaagaacgtgtgatacctcgttgaactcgtacggacgcctagttttttttaatggtaatttggagtcatttgtctttgaattgtagaacttcaatatttgctgtatatatggttctgcagtctacgacaaaaattatttttttgaaattttttctagtaataggacttgcgtcacgggcgctatgctaacgcacGCCCATGATTACGTTTGGTATTAGTGTTACAGCTGAGAAATCAGGTCAACTGAGACATGGGACATTGTGACGCAAGTTACCTGCGAAGTACAATTAATGAACAGAAGTGGTGTTGTCACAtggtcaaaaataaaatctgcaATTTACGCCCAAGCAAGTTACTGTGTAGTTTTCCAACGTGTCCTCAAGAGACGCTTTGAATTTtcgagagtttttttttgatccgCCATTCTCTGCATCAAGTCTTTTGATCATGTAGATTTTTGACTTAaatcatagcactgctcctagcattaacatagaaaatatttggaagctgatgaagtcacagtagaCACTGCGTTTCCGTTGTATGTGTTAAGACATATTTAAACAATAAGCGGTGGCTCGTATCACTAAAACCTACAACTTCGATGCTAGTTGGTTCAgcgttaatgctaggagcagtgttATGCTGAAATAATATTTCTACGTAAGAACATGAGAATACATGAGCAGATACCCTTCTCGTAAAGGGAGTATGATGAAAGTGTGGCATGCGTGCTATAAGGTACGAAAAGTGTGGACAAGGAGTTTTGTGGATGGTCTCAAAGTCCTTGGCTCCATTTGTTATCCGCATAGGTGTATACGATGATAGGATTGATCGATGACCAAGTTTATATCAGTGTTCCCATCTGTTTGATATATCAATACCGTCTGAGAATAGAGTGGATCAGCTTGTATATTATGTATGTATGTCATCATAGTTATCGCCGCGTTTCAACAGTTTGTTCACCTctagaaaacacaattttacttAGTCAGagtcagagttttaaaagtcattgaTGTTCCCAGTGAATGAAGTGATTACAAGAGCTCGTTCAgaaactcttcgttaagtttcactggtgaggattttgacacttctttcatataaaatatgtcaaaatcatcactttgggtaacgaatttttagttccTGAACGAGTTCCAAGTACATGATATTTTGGcacgaaatttgaattcgctgaAGGATTTTCAAATCAGTGCTAAAATATCATAGCCTGGGCGTATATTCTCATGTCCttcgtaactttaagaatttatGACTTGACAATTGCGTGTATCaaatcccataagaactgtcaagttacgaacgCTACGAGAATCTACACCCTAAGAACATTGATGACTTTTAATACtccaaaaaatgtgaaatgtgtgTTTTTAGAATGAACCAACTGTAGTATTGTGCGATTAAAGGCTTTAATCAAAACTCAGTTATCAAGAACAAGACaggcgataaaaaaaaattcaaaatttcatgttCAACTCATACGTTGAATTTCAATCAAGGTGACGGATCGCTATCCCATCCATGCAAGATTGAATGTGGAAATTATGATTGCAAATTGTTCCAttgtaattcaaaataaattctgtTAGTTACCCAACTAATTACACGACCAATCCCTGTACACAAACACGTGATGGACATGTGtgccgttaaaaaaatcgtttgacGGCggcgccaaaaaaaaattcaatttttttataagttttaaaagaaatgaacCGACATGAGCAATTCCTTGAAAATGAAGATGAAGCAAGAGTATGCTGGGAACTAATCGATCCATGCATAAGAACAAAGATTTTGACGCTTagtttcggtaaattttagaACTGTGAGGGGTCATTCACTGATTAAGTACTCATCGAAGCTAGGTGACCTGTCGAAGAGTGTTCGCTTCATGCATATTCGCAATtctctccatacatttttgggTCCACAAGGGGGAAAGTTATTTGGGTGTGATTTGTCGATAAATCGTTCATTTGAACACCCTACCTTAAACTCTTCAAATCTTAGTTTACTTAAGAGCATGTACACCGAACAAGTTGTCAACGGCGGTCTTGATCTGCCTTCCAGCTggcgcacacctctacttTACGTGAGTAATATTATCGGTACATGTAGCATTATCTTATacgaattttgttgtttgtttacgcATATAATGATATTCAGTCAGTATAGTTAGTCAGCGTTCGTGTAAGGTTTCGTAAGCTGTTGAATCGCCAACTCACATGTTTAAATACAAAGTATAATTTATGGACATGACAACACGCCTATTATCGCACGAAAGCGAAttgaagaaagaagaagaaaatcgaTGCTTTCATAACAGAAGAAATGAGAATAATTATGAGCCAACGAATAGGTATTTATGCAACCGACTGATAAATACACTggatgtgtagattgtcactcgagacCGCAGGCCGAGTTTGACAACACATATCGTGTGCCTAAATAGTATATTTTACCATAGTTCAATAAGGTAGTATACGTACACTGAGAGCGAAGCCAGAGGGGAGTACACACCTTATGTGTATTGAGCTATGTTAAACATAGTTTTATTGTAATAGATGAGAGTGTGTTGATGAAAACGTCACAACCGATTCATTTTTTAACAACCAATTGACTTGAATTGTCTCCCGACCGATTCATTATCTCACATCAATGCCCTCTCGTCGTAtgcaataaaaatcatttctgtAACGACGCTGCGCAACGTGAACTTTCTCATACCCCATTTGGGTGACGTATGAAGTGTCTTTCTTCACTGGTTCACTGGGTGCTTTACTTttcactagtgacgaaaagtagctgcatttcgtcactagtgacaaaaagtaacaacacaaaaatatcCAGCCAAGTACACATATACATTAAAACATTAGCACCGTTTTATGAATATCGATACAGCCGAACGGAATTGATTGGACAGACTAActaacaaaattatttgaagaaaaaaaaacaattttcaccgAAATTCTGTGAATTATTACAGAACCGGCGAGACactaaatttttctatttacactATGGCTATTAACCCTTAAAGGGTCGTTTATCTTACTTAcgaaataactgatatcgctgagggtgacgcattgtgcgccgtacgcaaaagttttatcaacaaaaaattgacccaaaaaatttgtgaaagaaaattttacaaaaagaaatttgcgtcacaagtgacaGATGTTAAGGAacgtattgttaggaaaatggttgataaatgtactgaaagaattgaaacgtaagaaaatcgaatcatctgccacttgtaaCCCAAATTTCTTGGAATCATTGTGCCTTGTCCTGAGAAATTTGTGGACCAACGTTTTTCACGATGCGGTTTAATTCAGGCTGTAGGACTATGTATGTACGTGTGTATGAGAGGGTGTAAATTCGAAGAAATGTTTATATAATAACATTGTCGAAGATTCCGCGAATTTAGTCCGCGTTAGTTAAGTTTTTGGGATAATTTAGACCAGAAATGCGTTTAGATACGCCTTCAGCATATATCAGTTGTTTGCTTTACTATGTGGAGGTAATAGGGCCATTCCTTCCCTAGGGAAAACCCTTTACCTCTCTCGTAAagaatagtatatttcaacatacaccaatacacacaagatgtgtgtgcacgcgcGGACGAAGTtcgagtgtgtattggggtattttgaaagatgtttttctgtaatagtgatagtgtgttggtgcattccttcccaaccgttactttccttctcgaccgtttactttccctacctaccgattcatatcatagctcaccaatacactctcacgtatacagaaaaaataGCATCCTGCACACGGTAAATAATTTGAtagctcgtatcacgatgTGTAAAAGAATCCCAaggctttagcccga
The sequence above is a segment of the Bradysia coprophila strain Holo2 unplaced genomic scaffold, BU_Bcop_v1 contig_70, whole genome shotgun sequence genome. Coding sequences within it:
- the LOC119083654 gene encoding metal transporter CNNM4-like, which produces MYVIARLLSRNFFIFLLNVAFVCCYLDGADVLQNTDDESLNAIRITGLRVENNEAEVSYSDRTVPELIENTKATLRLFGYGFTNGTVIMFTQSSCQATIHQEYSVLERGLSEFSSLVDIVVPPANDQDYRICARNGKDYVTVQGNQNWLLIRSNKVKVPLWLTVIVIAVCLVFSALFSGLNLGLMALDKTELKILINTGTKSERKYAKIIQPVRNLGNFLLCSILLGNVMVNATNAALMGGLTSGLFAVIFSTMLIVVFGEVIPQAICSRHGLLVGAKTIYITKLIMVLTSPLAYPISKVLDYLLGEEIGNVYSRERLKELVRVTTDGNDLDRDEVNIISGALDMKKKTVAESMTRIEDVFMLSYDAILDFETISEIMKSGYSRIPVYEGSRHNVQKLLLIKDLALIDPDDNTPLRTVCEFYQNYCYFVFEDVTLAAVFRQFKTGQHGHMAFVRRISNDGDPYSETIGLITLEDVIEELIQAEIMDETDITSNQLVMPKHQPHFEKTEYAAFAERRERIYITSQLSSASFQYLSTYVDAFKPELVSPTILHRLLKQDVIYQIKCKGKDKNDPSLVIFEQGKPADYFLLILEGRVEVIVGTEGLTFECGPFTFFGSDALVQNIGGVEHKESIRSIERKKSIRISEPKENIRGSLQSLNMNAIMKHAFEPDYTVKAIKDVLYIAIKRNLYLAALRATLMEKSQKMDDGGGNEVIDDDVKIFLNSLQDDYRQMKANEAANALSKTLSIKSHSPTGLQLEDISVGREPESKPEHMLLPPHI